Genomic DNA from Turicibacter faecis:
GAGCCGTTAAACGTCAGTAGTTCACAATCCGATTAATAACGCGTAAACAAAAGGAGGTCTTTCCACTGGAAGACCTCCTTTTGTTTAGGTGCTATATTCTTCTTTAAAAAAATTTCGCCAACCTTTTAGTCTAATGAATACGTGTGATCGATACTCGTCCAAATATTTGAATCCGAACCTTTTTTCATCTTAACTGTCCCAAACATGCGCGCCTTTGTCCCTACACCTTGATCATTTTTATCTGAAATATACGAAGTGTATTCACATTCTAAAATTGATCCTGAAACTGCAATCCATTTTGTAGATTTAATTTTATTGATTTGACGATGATTACTATCCTGATAGCACTCTAAAACCATTTGTAATTTAGCTTCTGCCCCATTTGAAGAAGTAATCTTTGAAACAGTTTTCGTATATGCTCCACGGGCATTCGGGTTTGTCCCCTCTTCCTCAAACCCAAATAAATAAGTTTGACTCTCTTTATCAAAAACAGATACCACTGTTTTTTCACCTAAGACTTCCCTTGTCACATAAACTGAATCACTAGGAACACCTAACGTTGTATACACTTCATCAATTCTAATTTTTCCATCGATAACCTCAACGAATTCGACCTTTTGCGTCATCTCCTGATTGTCTTCTTCCTCATGACGGAAATCAACATGGATTGAAAGAATCAAAACTCCAGTTAAAAAGACTATGACTGCTCCAATCATAAATACTATTTTCTTCATCTTACTCACTCCCTATTATTAAAACTCGCTACTTTATTCCCTATTCCGAAGATAATCCTCCTTTCTACCTATTGGTTGAAGTTAATTCCACCTATTATAATTCCTAACAAGTGAACATCCATCCAATAAATAGAAGTATATCGTAGTTGTTGACAACTTCATACCCTTTGATGCTAACTAGACAATAACTATTGCAGTTTGGACAAATTTGTCTTATTTTTTCAATAGATAAATAAAAAAAGCAAGCTCCTCATTAAACAAGGAGCTTGCCTTTTTTATGTTTGATTATCTTTGTTTTTTCAAACGAATCCCATAGTATATCCCGGTTCCTAAAAGACCAAATATAGCACCTATTAAAAAGTGATTAAAAATAAAGCTCATGATCATCAGCATCATGCCTACAATTAAAATAAGATTTTCAAGAAAATCGTTTTGAACAAGCTCTTCTTCCTGCTCAAAAAATCCCAACCGATTTAGTGTATCCAAGTGAATGCGATCACGCAGTAATTCGTCCAAACTCACGTTAAACCAATCCGAAATTGCCATTAAGTTATGCATATCTGGCAACTCTTTTCCTGCTTCCCAATCGACCACTAATTTCTTCGGTACCCCAATTTCTTCTGCTAACATTTCCTGGGAAATCCCTTTTGTTTGCCGTAGTAGTTGTAGTTTTTCGTTAAATTCCATCTTATATTTCCCCCTTTGTACTTCTATCTTATTCACGAAGTGAAATAGATATACATTTCTCCTTTAGGATTGGAACCTATTTCTACCTTTTTTACTATGATATAGAAGGAAAGAATCAAAGGAGGAGTCATGCTATGACTTATCAAGAAGAATTAAATCATTTTTATGATGCAATTAATGTTGATTACGCCACTTATGTAGCCGGTACTCTCTCTCAATCAGGATCAAACGAAACGCTCGGATTTCGTACGGCTGGATCACCGTCAGAAAAGTCATCTGGCCAATTTTTATATCATCAGTTTCAAAAAATCGGTTTATCCGATGTTCGCAAAGAAGAAATCACCATCGATTCCTGGGAGTTCAAGACAAGCACCCTTCACTACCTTGATCGCAAAAAAAGACTCCATCAACTCACCCTTTGCGCCTACGCAACGCACTGTATTGAAGAAAACCTAACCCTCGATCTCGTTTACGTTGGAAAAGGGACTAAAAATGAATATAAAAACATAGACGTCAAGAACAAGCTAGTTCTCGTTGACTTAGACACCTATATCGGATGCCAGATTGGGATTTGTGCCCTACAAGCAAGACAAAAAGGTGCTTATGGAATCATCGCCGCTCCAATGCGGGACGATCAGCAGCTTCCTGCTGATGCACTCACTTACGAAAATTTCAATGCACCCGTTGATATTCCAGCCTTTGCCGTTAGTTTGCAAGATGCTTGTATGTTGAAAAAACAATTATCCAACTCTAAAAATCAAACCCTACCTGTTGTTCTTAATTGCTATAGCCATATTTTAAAAGACCAGCCATCTTACAATATCATCGGTGAAATTCCAGGGAAAAATCAACATGAGCGCATCCTTATTATGTCCCACTATGACGGACTCTTTTATAATTTCCACAGCGGAGCCTGTGGGTGCGGCTTATTACTAGGATTAGCCCGAGCACTTATCAAGAGTCATTACGTTCCCGATAAAACCTTGGTCTTTATCGCCCATGGCGCTAAAGAATGGGGACTAAGTGAGTCTTCTTTTAATTGGTCCATTGGCGGTTATCAACAAATTACTAAAAATCATCCTGAGTGGGCAAAAGAGGCGATGGTGGCAATTAATCTTGAAGGGTTTGTTGCCTATGATGACTTTCAATCCCATCATATTAAAACGACAGAAGGGTATCAGGATTTTATTCGATCCATTTCCAAACTCGTACCTGGATGTCCCTATCCAGATGGCTGTGTCATCGATGCACCAACTACTATTGTAAGTGACGATTTTTCGTATTCACAAAGTGGAATTCCAACCATCATTAGCTACCGCCCCACTCACGAACAGGATTTCATCCTTCGTCAAACATCCTATGATGAAATCACTCATCATTTTAGTTATCCCGCATTTGAGTATTGCCACAAACTTTATGGAACATTCATCATCTTATTTGATCAGATGAAAATTATGCCGCTTAAATTTGAGAAGTTCTTCGAAGCATTTGAAGAGAGTCTTGATTTTCAATCGTATCATTCCCATAAAGAACTCTATTTTCTTCTTCAAATGTCAAAACATTTAGCACGTCATCTTTATACATTCACTCAATTTGCCCCCCTTTCACCTCGGAAGAGTCACCTCATGAATATTCAACTTCACGAGCTGTATTTAAAAATTCAACAGTCGTTCGTTCGATTAACTTGGGATGGAACAACTATTTTTCCGCATGAAGCTTATCAAAAAAATATGGTTCACTTGAAAGAGGCGCTCCGGTTGTTAAAACAAGAAAAATTAAAATCCGCTGTTGAACAACTTTGCCGTGTTGACCTCAATCTCTATGCTTTCTACTATGACCAAGACACTTATGAGTATTTTCTCAAACAATCTACTAGCCAAGACGACAAACATATGACATGGGGAAAAAACCTAATCGTCAGCCAGATTAACTTATATGAACTTATCGATTCCCTCCTCCATAAACACGCCAACGACGATCTTTGTCATGAAATTAGCCAATTAAAATCTCTCCTCGCCTATGAAAAAATCCAAGAAGATCAAGTAATGGTGGAAGAAATAAGAAACCTCAAACAAATCATCCGAAAAATGCGTCGTCTTTTAACTCTATAACTAACCCCCCCCCCTTTTGTCACTCAAGGATGAAGACAGTAGGGGGTTTTTAGTTACGCTTGATGTTTACCTTTCAGATTTAAGACTAATAACTTGAATGAAAGGTAGCATAGTATTCCTGATGCAACCACATACGCCAAACGAAAAATGAACACAACATATGGACCAAATGGCCATAGAATATCCATCAGCTCTTTTGAAGAAATTATTAATCCTAAACACCCAATCATCGCACCTATTAGTGATAAACTTCCCTGCTTCATCTCACCACTCCCGATCTATTTCTCCTACCATTATAGCATATCCTCCTCTTGTCATTAACTTCCGTCTTTCTTCTTTTCCCTAATTAGTCGTATAATAAACCTATGAGATGAGGGGGTGATGCTCGTGACTGTTTTAAAGACTTTCATTTTTAAATCAGTTTGCTCCACGCAAGGAACGTCAAAGTCAGCTATGCTTTGTTTGGAGCCTCGTTCACTTAATAGCTGAGAAAAAATCATAACTAGGTTCTTTTAAACAAAGCAATATGGCGTTCTTTGCTCTTACGACTGTATAAATTTAGCCGTAAAGGAGCAAAATGATGAAGTACACGAACGCAAAATCTATCTTACCTGAAGAACTTTTAACTTTAATTCAAGATTATATCGATGGCGAATATCTTTATATCCCACGAAAACAAGAAAATCAAAAATCATGGGGTGAAAAAAATGGAGCTAAAAAAGGCCTACTCGAACGAAATCGGGACATTTACGAACATTATCTCGCGGGAATCCCAATTTCTGAATTGGCCCACCTCCACTTTCTATCAGAAAAAAGTATTCGGCGCATTATTGCCCAACAAAAAAAGGGCCCCATCGTTGATACAGAATCAAAGATGAGCTAGCGCCTCTCTCACCCTCCTGTTATACTAATTATAAAAGAGCTGATGATCATCGCATCAGCTTTTTATCTAGGAAAAGGAGTGATTTCTTCATGGAAGCCTTCTTAAAAAAAGAAGAGTATAACTACATAAAAAAACGATTAAAAGACTTAAATAATGCCTTGCGAACGTGTAACGATTATCGGACACGAGATGCAAGTCGTGATTACATTCAAGATAAAATTCTTTCGCACCTCAGTCATCTCCTTCCTGAACAAAAAAAATTACTCGATATCACGGCTCTCAAAGATTCCCACGACATCGATGTCTTTTTAAACCAATTACAACCTTACATTTTTACAAACCCACCGATTACAGCGAGTGAAATTTCTAAACTCTTTAAGAAAGAAAAAAAATTGAAACTCCCTTCGAGTGAGGTATTGGAACGTCCGTGTGTTTATCTCGGTTGGTTTGATTTAGCGACGAAAAAACTCTTTATCGTCCACCGCTATCACCAACAATTACTGGGGATGGCTTGCCGACTCACGGAAGCCAAAAATAAACAGACAAACGTGTGCGCCCTCTGTCATCATATGGGGCCTAAAAGTGAAGTTGCTTTTGTCTCCCCTCTTTGTAAGGGAAATAAAAATTATCGTTCCATCGGTTTTTTCGCTTGTTTAGATAGTGCAGCCTGCAATGAGCGTATCACATCTACTGAAAAATTAGAGGGGCTTCTTAAAGAGGTTAATAATATTAAATAAAAAAGTCTAGAGTTTCTAGACTTTTTTTCATTATTCTCTTGCTTTTAATTCAAACACGGTCACCTGCGGCACATTAAATAGACGAAACGGTACCTTCGT
This window encodes:
- a CDS encoding M28 family peptidase, with product MTYQEELNHFYDAINVDYATYVAGTLSQSGSNETLGFRTAGSPSEKSSGQFLYHQFQKIGLSDVRKEEITIDSWEFKTSTLHYLDRKKRLHQLTLCAYATHCIEENLTLDLVYVGKGTKNEYKNIDVKNKLVLVDLDTYIGCQIGICALQARQKGAYGIIAAPMRDDQQLPADALTYENFNAPVDIPAFAVSLQDACMLKKQLSNSKNQTLPVVLNCYSHILKDQPSYNIIGEIPGKNQHERILIMSHYDGLFYNFHSGACGCGLLLGLARALIKSHYVPDKTLVFIAHGAKEWGLSESSFNWSIGGYQQITKNHPEWAKEAMVAINLEGFVAYDDFQSHHIKTTEGYQDFIRSISKLVPGCPYPDGCVIDAPTTIVSDDFSYSQSGIPTIISYRPTHEQDFILRQTSYDEITHHFSYPAFEYCHKLYGTFIILFDQMKIMPLKFEKFFEAFEESLDFQSYHSHKELYFLLQMSKHLARHLYTFTQFAPLSPRKSHLMNIQLHELYLKIQQSFVRLTWDGTTIFPHEAYQKNMVHLKEALRLLKQEKLKSAVEQLCRVDLNLYAFYYDQDTYEYFLKQSTSQDDKHMTWGKNLIVSQINLYELIDSLLHKHANDDLCHEISQLKSLLAYEKIQEDQVMVEEIRNLKQIIRKMRRLLTL
- a CDS encoding helix-turn-helix domain-containing protein, producing the protein MEFNEKLQLLRQTKGISQEMLAEEIGVPKKLVVDWEAGKELPDMHNLMAISDWFNVSLDELLRDRIHLDTLNRLGFFEQEEELVQNDFLENLILIVGMMLMIMSFIFNHFLIGAIFGLLGTGIYYGIRLKKQR
- a CDS encoding FBP domain-containing protein; its protein translation is MEAFLKKEEYNYIKKRLKDLNNALRTCNDYRTRDASRDYIQDKILSHLSHLLPEQKKLLDITALKDSHDIDVFLNQLQPYIFTNPPITASEISKLFKKEKKLKLPSSEVLERPCVYLGWFDLATKKLFIVHRYHQQLLGMACRLTEAKNKQTNVCALCHHMGPKSEVAFVSPLCKGNKNYRSIGFFACLDSAACNERITSTEKLEGLLKEVNNIK
- a CDS encoding CD3324 family protein; the encoded protein is MKYTNAKSILPEELLTLIQDYIDGEYLYIPRKQENQKSWGEKNGAKKGLLERNRDIYEHYLAGIPISELAHLHFLSEKSIRRIIAQQKKGPIVDTESKMS